From the Solanum stenotomum isolate F172 chromosome 4, ASM1918654v1, whole genome shotgun sequence genome, one window contains:
- the LOC125863295 gene encoding protein TPX2-like has translation MSVTDDPNSFVIDEAYEFSAPRFYDFVDEETEDETRKAENWFHISRSYAPSPFMPKIKTARMVQLESLCDFTDADELQDNTRTAAELTSSKSKDEVTPNLIIPEPCTSLPNPESEEKQSTVRETCTPGPTITAQKNDSRNTNSKRQKTAKKIASILRNPSALKSKTQPQQSHLRSSNQATVRKQAINKSDVGTPNFAQENQAVKRQKLEEGKSRKILDIKPPQHLPHKTRLGVANSSSNLFASAAKTRKEERKMYVRPLVSPFVSTAEMIKKFQSGTRENSLPCMSNSTSNGDPTGRAQRKPKLTLTRPKEPEFETAQRVRPTRVKSSAELEEEMMAKIPKFKAHPVNKKILEAPTQPLLLPKSTPQLPEFKEFHLETMARANKNVDTTSVQSIESSSQSHQWQPHLTAPKSPVLKTSLRARPPIAKSTEELEKEELEKAPKFRARPLNKKILESKGDLGMFCNTKRQVTLPQEFHFATNERIPPQVNFDDLFDKLSLYSQPQNDKNVLRNTIPNPFHLYTEERGVEKERKLFSELLQKQMEEERSRNPKATPYPYTTDYPVIPPKPEPKPCTKTEPFELESLIRHEEEMRREMEERKRLEEEEAKMRLFKAQPILIEDPIPVPEKERKPFTEVQEFNLHVNHRAVDRAEFDMKIKEKEMMYKRYQEEAECARMMEEEKALKQLRRTLVLHARPVPNFDHPFLPQKSSKHVTRPSSPKLQVIKRKERRKMLCPYAAVSSAAASQMR, from the exons ATGTCAGTAACAGATGATCCCAACTCGTTTGTAATCGATGAGGCGTATGAGTTCTCAGCGCCCAGATTTTATGACTTTGTTGATGAAGAAACAGAAGATGAAACACGGAAAGCTGAGAATTGGTTCCACATTTCAAGAAGCTATGCTCCTTCTC CTTTTATGCCAAAAATCAAAACTGCTAGAATGGTTCAACTTGAGAGCCTATGTGATTTCACTGATGCTGATGAGTTGCAGGATAACACAAG GACTGCTGCTGAGCTCACTTCTTCTAAAAGTAAAGACGAGGTAACGCCAAATTTGATCATACCAGAACCTTGCACCAGTCTTCCTAATCCG GAATCTGAAGAGAAGCAGTCTACTGTGCGAG AAACTTGCACGCCCGGACCAACAATAACAGCTCAGAAGAACGACTCTCGGAATACCAACTCCAAGAGGCAAAAAACTGCTAAAAAGATTGCAAGCATACTTAGAAACCCTTCAGCATTAAAGTCAAAAACTCAACCACAACAGTCACATCTGAGGAGTTCTAATCAAGCTACTGTTAGAAA GCAAGCCATCAACAAAAGTGATGTTGGAACTCCAAATTTTGCTCAAGAAAATCAAGCAGTAAAGAGACAAAAACTAGAAGAGGGAAAATCTAGGAAG ATTCTTGATATCAAACCTCCTCAACATTTGCCACACAAAACAAGACTTGGGGTAGCTAATAGCAGCTCTAACTTGTTCGCATCTGCAGCTAAAACTCGAAAAGAGGAGAGAAAG ATGTATGTTAGGCCACTTGTTTCCCCGTTTGTTTCAACAGCAGAAATGATAAAGAAATTCCAATCTGGCACAAGGGAAAATTCACTGCCTTGCATGAGCAATTCTACTTCAAAT GGTGATCCGACTGGACGAGCACAGAGAAAGCCAAAACTTACATTAACCAGGCCTAAAGAACCCGAATTTGAAACAGCTCAACGTGTCCGTCCAACAAGGGTGAAGAGTTCAGCTGAACTTGAGGAAGAAATGATGGCCAAAATTCCCAAATTTAAGGCTCACCCAGTTAACAAAAAG ATTTTGGAAGCTCCAACTCAACCATTATTATTACCTAAAAGTACACCCCAACTTCCAGAATTTAAG GAGTTTCATTTGGAAACAATGGCAAGGGCCAATAAGAACGTGGATACAACTTCAGTTCAATCAATAGAATCTTCTTCTCAG AGTCATCAGTGGCAGCCACATCTTACAGCACCTAAATCACCTGTACTTAAAACATCACTAAGAGCACGACCTCCAATTGCCAAAAGCACAGAAGAATTGGAAAAGGAAGAACTTGAAAAAGCGCCAAAGTTCAGGGCAAGGCCTTTGAATAAGAAG ATTCTTGAAAGTAAAGGAGATTTGGGAATGTTCTGCAACACAAAGAGGCAGGTGACTCTGCCTCAGGAATTTCACTTTGCCACAAATGAAAGGATTCCTCCTCAAGTTAACTTTGATGATCTGTTTGACAAG CTTTCCTTGTATTCTCAACCTCAAAATGACAAGAATGTTCTCAGAAACACTATTCCAAATCCTTTTCATCTATACACCGAG GAACGAGGAGTTGAGAAAGAGAGGAAGTTGTTCTCTGAACTTCTACAGAAACAGATGGAGGAAGAGAGGTCAAGAAATCCCAAAGCAACTCCATATCCTTATACTACTGATTATCCCGTG ATTCCACCAAAACCAGAGCCAAAACCTTGCACGAAGACAGAACCTTTCGAACTTGAGAGTCTCATTAGACATGAAGAGGAGATGAGAAGAGAAATGGAAGAAAGGAAGAGATTGGAGGAGGAAGAAGCTAAGATGAGGTTATTCAAGGCGCAACCAATCTTGATTGA GGATCCAATTCCAGTTCCTGAGAAAGAACGCAAACCGTTCACTGAGGTTCAGGAATTCAATCTACATGTAAATCACCGCGCTGTTGACAGAGCAGAATTTGATATGAAG ATTAAGGAGAAAGAAATGATGTATAAGAGGTATCAGGAGGAGGCAGAATGTGCAAGAATG ATGGAAGAGGAGAAGGCCTTAAAACAACTAAGGAGAACTTTGGTACTGCATGCAAGACCCGTGCCTAATTTTGATCATCCTTTCCTACCTCAAAA GTCTTCCAAACATGTGACAAGACCAAGCTCCCCCAAGCTACAGGTTATTAAAAGGAAAGAGAGGAGGAAAATGCTCTGCCCCTATGCAGCAGTGTCTAGTGCTGCTGCCTCTCAAATGAGGTGA